A single Aspergillus puulaauensis MK2 DNA, chromosome 7, nearly complete sequence DNA region contains:
- the ISY1 gene encoding pre-mRNA-splicing factor ISY1 (BUSCO:EOG09264IOS;~COG:A;~EggNog:ENOG410PKY9;~InterPro:IPR029012,IPR037200,IPR009360;~PFAM:PF06246;~go_process: GO:0000350 - generation of catalytic spliceosome for second transesterification step [Evidence IEA]), translating into MARNSEKAQSMLFRFRAQQAADLGIIDMGRTRRPKAITSVDSIPLCEKWRGQVLKEISRKVSRIQELSLSDHQIRDLNDEINKLMREKWAWEMQIRNMGGPNYMRGSGRVYDDEGREIPGGGKGYRYFGRARELPGVKEMLEAATRRGRGPAEEDDGPNVGRGGDIATKKVDANYFGYGLDEEDGTLLAYELQREREAVEKLRKQADSEEDVEDGWEPLPGDAGDGVEWRLPTLEEVQEELVDRRRRRLLEKIS; encoded by the exons ATG GCACGAAACAGCGAAAAAGCCCAGTCGATGCTCTTCCGCTTCCGGGCCCAACAGGCCGCGGATTTGGGAATCATTGATATGGGCCGCACACGCCGCCCCAAGGCCATCACATCCGTTGACTCGATCCCGCTCTGCGAAAAATGGCGCGGCCAAGTCCTCAAAGAAATCTCGCGCAAGGTGTCTCGGATTCAAGAACTCAGTCTCTCGGACCACCAGATTCGCGACCTCAATGACGAAATCAACAAGCTCATGCGCGAGAAGTGGGCTTGGGAAATGCAGATTCGGAATATGGGCGGACCGAATTATATGCGTGGGTCCGGGCGGGTTTATGACGACGAAGGGAGGGAAATACCTGGTGGAGGAAAAGGATATCGATATTTTGGACGGGCGAGAGAGTTGCCGGGTGTTAAGGAGATGCTTGAAGCGGCGAccaggagggggaggggtccggctgaggaggatgacggGCCAAATGTTGGACGGGGTGGAGATATTGCGACGAAAAAGGTCGATGCGAATTATTTTGGCTATGGgcttgatgaggaggatgggacATTGCTTGCATATGAGTTacagagggagagggaagcCGTAGAGAAGTTACGGAAGCAAGCTGAtagtgaggaggatgtggaggaCGGGTGGGAGCCATTGcctggagatgctggagatggggtCGAATGGCGGTTGCcgacgctggaggaggtgcaAGAAGAACTTGTGGATAGAAGGAGACGGCGGTTACTGGAGAAGATTTCATGA
- the MTG1 gene encoding putative GTPase MTG1 (BUSCO:EOG09262WHU;~COG:S;~EggNog:ENOG410PK4S;~InterPro:IPR027417,IPR006073,IPR016478,IPR023179;~PFAM:PF01926;~go_function: GO:0005525 - GTP binding [Evidence IEA]) has translation MATKFVPRQIFPDYASIPRSYFLGHHRAGLNKMRNMLSSIDYVVECRDSRVPVTSVNPMFEEALGKTRRLIVYTKRDLGTETGSPAQRAAERRIRKFDQNNPVFFVSSSSRPDVSKILKHLRNDAEGPDKLIGCRVMIVGMPNVGKSTLLNNLRSGGVRKGKAVQTGGQPGITRKIGTPVKIIEKDDGSKVYVLDTPGVFMPYVPDAENMLKLALCGCVKDSVISPVTLADYLLYHINLHDSGVYQRWASATNEIQPLLDSFARQTGLLAKGGTPNIDLAALHFIQKWRSGELGKFVLDDLQAEEHRRESGIENKESISITQALKAEKAAKRQHTVETSDKQN, from the exons ATGGCTACTAAGTTCGTGCCCCGCCAGATATTTCCCGACTATGCCTCCATCCCGCGGTCCTACTTCCTCGGCCACCATAGGGCCGGGCTAAACAAGATGCGGAACATGCTTTCTTCAATCGACTATGTGGTTGAATGTCGAGATTCTCGAGTCCCAGTTACGTCCGTGAATCCCATGTTTGAAGAAGCTCTAGGGAAGACAAGGCGGTTGATCGTTTACACCAAGAGAGACCTGGGGACCGAGACGGGTTCACCGGCACAGAGGGCT GCCGAAAGAAGAATCCGAAAATTCGATCAAAATAACCCAGTCTTCTTCGTCAGCTCATCTTCTCGCCCGGATGTGAGCAAAATCCTAAAACATCTGCGCAACGATGCCGAGGGACCTGACAAACTTATCGGCTGCCGTGTTATGATTGTTGGAATGCCAAATGTTGGGAAGTCTACTTTGCTAAACAACCTCCGCAGCGGCGGCGTGAGAAAGGGCAAGGCTGTCCAAACCGGAGGCCAGCCGGGCATCACTAGGAAAATTGGAACCCCGGTAAAAATCATAGAGAAGGACGATGGCTCCAAAGTTTACGTACTGGATACCCCAGGGGTCTTCATGCCTTACGTGCCGGACGCTGAGAATATGTTGAAGTTGGCCCTTTGCGGCTGTGTCAAGGACTCTGTGATATCTCCTGTCACATTAGCAGATTACCTGCTATACCACATCAATTTGCACGATTCTGGTGTATACCAGCGTTGGGCGTCAGCAACCAACGAGATCCAACCCCTTCTAGACAGCTTCGCACGCCAAACAGGGCTGCTCGCAAAGGGTGGCACGCCCAACATTGACCTCGCCGCACTGCATTTTATTCAGAAATGGCGATCTGGTGAACTCGGCAAGTTCGTACTCGACGACTTACAGGCGGAAGAACATCGTCGTGAGTCGGGCATTGAGAACAAGGAGAGCATCAGTATCACACAAGCCCTGAAGGCAGAGAAGGCAGCAAAGAGGCAGCATACAGTAGAGACATCAGATAAACAAAATTAG
- a CDS encoding uncharacterized protein (COG:P;~EggNog:ENOG410PHXB;~InterPro:IPR003020,IPR011531;~TransMembrane:12 (i96-119o131-150i157-175o181-201i213-232o244-267i288-304o341-358i379-399o467-484i538-557o563-579i);~go_component: GO:0016020 - membrane [Evidence IEA];~go_component: GO:0016021 - integral component of membrane [Evidence IEA];~go_function: GO:0005452 - inorganic anion exchanger activity [Evidence IEA];~go_process: GO:0006820 - anion transport [Evidence IEA]) has product MPLISAFRPRSTRVTSLPSRSEPRQRRGRKLSIAHENDQETERDDAHSIITPSKHTPKAFRAFKGTVASGGPLRPFRLIKQDILNLRRRYTSDWTVFNQLILASAVYVFFTNLLPGITFASDLYVLTGKSYGAIEVVLSTGLCGMIFSFFSIQPLTILGVTGPFAVLAENIYQLCRDEFEIPFLPFMAWSLIHAAWLHYLLAITNAHDWTMRYVTTFTTEIFSLLNSIIYFHKAIQELERAHEALTFAAFLYAVIGAVGTMLLAIFLSTAESWKPLFHRYVRMGLSEYAAAISIIIFIGLPHVGELANLDKMTLPISTSFKPSSPDRAIFVVEFWELPARWAFAAIIPGIIITVLFFFDHEVSSIICTIDRYGTQKPGGFSWDIVLLGTTTALCGILGIPPANGLLPQAPLHSESLMHIENEQRTVIVDGEEKVETYEVKRVYEQRWSASLHAGAILCFVSPPLMKVLGLTPTSVLAGLFLFMGEQSLAVNPILYRAFYLLTPPAELPPLPSVLAKKENPSNSDTTTSTNQRPSYVPVHIYTILQIITTVAIFILTLTRGAPVFPILIVALVPFRLLLMKRWWPREVLRFVDAWACKEGTPEDDEDAEAKENEAVRGPGPGSSNSPIPGGVFSADVQNSHGSATVADVPTTHTRPLRNVDETRLDWVELDEIRPHMDEESGRGARLIDR; this is encoded by the exons ATGCCGTTGATATCTGCCTTTCGTCCTCGCTCAACTCGGGTCACTTCCCTTCCTTCTAGATCGGAACCGAGACAACGACGAGGCCGGAAGCTCAGTATTGCCCATGAGAATGATCAAGAAACCGAGAGAGATGATGCTCACTCCATCATTACCCCCTCGAAACACACCCCCAAAGCCTTCCGCGCATTCAAAGGAACTGTGGCATCCGGAGGGCCCCTGCGTCCATTCCGGCTCATCAAGCAAGATATTTTgaatcttcgccgccgctATACATCCGACTGGACCGTATTCAACCAATTGATTCTTGCAAGCGCTGTTTATGTCTTCTTCACGAATCTTCTTCCCGGCATCACTTTTGCTAGCGACCTGTACGTCCTGACCGGCAAGAGTTATGGAGCAATTGAAGTAGTGCTGAGCACCGGGCTCTGTGGGATGATATTCTCCTT cttctctaTTCAACCATTGACCATTCTCGGGGTGACTGGGCCCTTCGCAGTTCTTGCCGAGAACATTTATCAACTATGTCGCGATGAGTTTGAGATACCGTTTTTACCATTTATGGCCTGGTCTCTCATCCACGCAGCATGGCTGCACTACCTGCTCGCTATCACTAATGCGCATGACTGGACTATGCGTTACGTGACAACATTTACTACCGAGATATTCTCCCTTTTGAATAGTATCATCTACTTCCATAAGGCAATTCAAGAGTTGGAGAGAGCCCATGAAGCACTCACATTTGCGGCTTTTCTTTATGCTGTCATCGGTGCCGTAGGAACAATGCTACTCGCAATTTTCCTCTCTACCGCAGAAAGCTGGAAACCTTTATTTCACCGATATGTGCGCATGGGCCTATCCGAGTATGCGGCGGCGATCTCCATCATTATATTCATCGGCTTGCCACATGTTGGCGAACTCGCCAATTTGGACAAAATGACTCTTCCTATCAGCACGTCATTCAAgccatcctctccagatCGAGCCATATTCGTTGTGGAGTTTTGGGAGCTACCAGCCCGGTGGGCGTTTGCTGCTATCATTCCTGGTATCATTATTACcgtccttttctttttcgatCACGAGGTGAGCTCAATTATTTGTACAATTGATCGTTACGGGACACAGAAGCCAGGCGGATTTTCCTGGGATATTGTTCTCCTAGGCACTACGACAGCTTTGTGTGGGATTTTGGGCATCCCTCCGGCCAACGGGCTCCTTCCTCAAGCGCCTCTCCATTCTGAATCGCTGATGCATATAGAGAATGAACAGCGCACCGTGATtgtagatggagaggagaaggtcgaAACATACGAAGTCAAGCGTGTCTATGAACAACGCTGGTCAGCCTCCCTTCACGCTGGGGCAATCCTTTGTTTTGTTAGCCCTCCCTTGATGAAGGTCCTTGGCTTGACACCTACCAGCGTTCTCGCTgggctgttcctgttcatgGGCGAGCAAAGCCTGGCCGTTAA TCCGATTTTATACCGGGCATTCTACCTCCTCACGCCGCCAGCTGAACTGCCACCTCTCCCATCTGTACtcgcaaagaaagaaaaccccAGTAACTCCGATACCACCACGAGCACCAACCAACGTCCATCATACGTTCCAGTCCATATTTACACGATCCTGCAGATAATAACCACAGTAGCGATATTCATCCTCACGCTAACTCGAGGCGCACCGGTCTTCCCAATTTTAATCGTAGCCCTGGTACCGTTCCGCCTCTTACTCATGAAGCGATGGTGGCCACGAGAAGTTCTTCGATTTGTGGATGCATGGGCATGCAAAGAAGGCACCcctgaagatgacgaagacgCCGAAGCCAAAGAGAACGAGGCCGTACGCGGACCCGGGCCCGGTTCTAGTAACAGTCCTATTCCTGGGGGAGTATTCTCGGCTGATGTGCAGAATTCCCACGGGTCTGCTACTGTTGCGGATGTACCTACAACTCATACCAGACCATTAAGAAATGTCGATGAGACCCGGTTGGATTGGGTAGAGCTTGACGAGATTCGACCACATATGGATGAGGAGTCGGGGAGAGGGGCTCGTTTGATAGATAGATGA